The stretch of DNA gagtgTAGGGGGGAGTCAGAGGGGGGGCTGGTGGACCAGATGGAGGGGCTGAATGGAGGGCTGGAGCCCCACATGCTACTGCTGCCCAGGATGgactggatgagaggagagggagagagagaggctgaccgTTAGGGACCTGGACTactagtacagtctgtctttGTGGAACAGACCTTAtaaaaaggtccaatgcagacagatttatctcaatatcaaatcatttctgggtaacaattaaacagtgattgttttcaattaaaatggtcaaagagACTAAAtatcttcttagcaaagagcaatttctcaaggaaGAATTTAGctgggagtggggaggggaaatttaaaatgagctgttattggcagaaaggTTTAGAACTCTTtcctattggtctattaactaatttaccacatgGCGATGTCATCATGAAAGGAAAAAAACTCCCTcctaccaaaacaggctgaaattttaGGCCTTCTTTTCAAACAGCTTTACACAAAAAAAAGAACATTAACATAATcgtcacagtattattccaacctcagtgtggaaacaataaaaaaaaaaaaaggatttaaCTAAATGAAGAGTGACTCCAACACGGAAGACTCTTCTGGTGCCCATGTAAacgtcccaaatcacaccctgttTCACCTGGGAAATTGCCTGTGTCTCTCCTGACAGCCATCCTACGCTATAGATACTTTCGCGTTCCAatgtggctctggtcaaaagtagtgcactacatggggaatactGTAGGGTGTCAGGAGAGACTCAGGCCATTTTACATAAGTATGGAGCAGTGAAAGAGGTCTTACCGTGGTGGGGGTAGCAGGGGAGCTGGAGCTGGGCTGGATGGGCCATGGCTGTAGAGGCTGCAGGGACTCGTTTGGCCAGACGGACGGGGTGGTATGTCTGAACTCAGGCCAACTCTGCTGGGGCTCCATAGCACTCCTTCCAGAGGTCATCCCACTGAACACTACACAGCACAGTCAAACGTCAACTGGTttccatatacactgagtgtacaaaacattagcaacaccttcctaatattgagttgcatccccttttGCCTTTGGAAGAGCCTtcattcgtcggggcatggactacatggtgttgaaagcgttccacaggggtgctggcccatgttgaatccaatgcttcccacagttgtgtcaatttagctggatgtcctttgggtggtggaccattcttgatacacacaggggaaactgttgagtgtgaaaaaccccagcagcgttgcagttcttgacacactcaaacccgTGTCCGGGTACCACTACCACACCCTGTTGAAAAGGCacttacagggccttcagaaagtattcataccccttgacttattccacattttgttgttacagcctgaattaaaacatATAACATGTATTTTCtttcttacccatctacacacactaccccataatgacatcacactaccccataatgacaatgtttgtagaaatgtttgcaaatatactGAACATTTATTTACAACATTTACATTCAGGGGTATGAATGCatacgtattcacacccctgagtcaatacaagtTAGAATTACGttaggcagcaattacagctgtgaatctttctaggtacgtctctaagagcattgcacacctgaattgtacaatatttgtctattattctttttaaaaattattcaagctctgtcaaagtggttgttaatcattgctagacaaccattttcaatactgatagattttcaagcagatttaagtcaaaattgtaactcggccactcaggaacattcactgtcttcttggtaagcaattccagtgtagATGTGTCCTTGTggttaaggttattgtcctgctgaaaggtgaattcatctccccgTGTCTGGTTTTCCTTCAGGATATCGCCTGTGCTTACCTCCATTATGTAAAAAAAATGGATATTGAAAAACTCCcgagtccttaacaattacaggCATTCCCATTAAACCATTGCAGCCGCCACAATGCTTGAAAATGGTGgtactcggtaatgtgttttattggatttgcccataaaaataacactttgtattcaggacaaaaatgtaattgctttgccaaatgttttggaatattttttcttctgtacaggcttccttcttttcactcttccatcctcagttttctcctatcacggccattaaactctgtaactgttttaaagtcaccattggcatcatGACGAAATCCTTGaggggtttccttcctcttcggcaactgagttaggaaggacacctgtatctttatagtgactgggtgtattgatacaccatccaaagtgtaattaataacttcaacatgcgcaaagggatattcaattcactgctcaactgacagaACTTACAGTtaattgtgtggggtacagagatgaggtagtcattgaaaAATGTTAAACAccgttattgcacacagagtgagtccatgcaacttattgtgacTTAAAATATTTTTATTGAAAAATAATTCCACTGACTATGGGAAATTGTGTGTGGGCCAGTGACCCAAAAAAAATTTCCATTAAATTAATTTTAAACTCAGGCTGTAAGAACATAATTTGAAAAAAATACAAGTAGtgaatacgttctgaaggcactgtgaaaCTTTTGTCTTGTCCGTTCATCCTCAATGGCACACTTACACAATCCATGTCCTAAtgtctccaggcttaaaaatcCCTTCTTTAACtgatctcctccccttcatctacactgactgaagtggatttaactggtgacatcaataagggatcatagactgaccaggtgaaagctatgtcatggaaagttcctaatgttttgtacactcagtgtagttaATTTAACAGCCTCGTCTAGGGCCATGTTTTTCCAGGACGGTCACATGTCCGTGAAAGACTCAGGGACCTACACCATGTAACAGATCACAACACATTGTTCCTTGCGATCTTCTCTCGAAAGAGAGTGTACAGAGTGCAGGTGTTATTGTGTCGCAGTTAGACATATTCATGCATTTCACAAGCTATTCTGTCTGCTTTTTCTAACTGCTTACCTCCAGACAGGTTGAAGGTGTTGCTGGGTCCGAAGGCTGAGAAGGAGTTGACAGAGTTGAGGCTGGGTCTCCTGCCGTTCCCTACAGGGCTCCACAACCCCGAGCTGTCTGATCCATCACTCTCTACAGAGGAGAGGTGTTGGAGGacatctctgtctctgctcccCACAGCCGCCTTCGTTGCACTGCACCCTGGTGGTCGGAGGAGAGAACAACAGGTTAGCACAACAGCTACAGGAGTGGACACATTGAGCTTCTTCATTCACTCCCATATCAACCCCCTAGCCAAACCCCTTCCCCCTGAAAAGGACTGGATAGGTAGATGTGATATGAACTCCACCTTGGAGGTGCGTGtctgttaacaacagctggtgcacgatctCTAATATTAAAGGGACACTTCGGGATTTTGGAAAGGAGGCCCTttctctacttccccagagtcaaatTAACTCGcagataccatttttatgtctatgtcagggtttccgttagccagTAATAGCCGACTGTTggacaatatattttttaatgcctATAGATAAAACTGGTGTCAAAAAGAAAATTCCATTGTGAAATAAACCTTTTCGcctaaatacatttgactggtcatgcttatcatcagtctataggttaatttgcataattttgtGGAATTCAATTGCCGTGTGTTACGGTATATTTGTTATGCATCTTATTTGTCACACGCGTACATTAAACAGATACAGAACCTTTGAGAGGAAAATCTGTCAGATGCTGCAGCATCTCAAACGGCaacagaaggcaggcttcatcagcgcgtcacacaccactttgcaatgagctgaaggccgtatgcattttgaaaacatatacttCATTGTTTGAATacatatgaggcatgtcttaccttgcatCAGAGTAATCCATAAGatctcctctctttctaaattTCTGACGTATATTTTCTTCTCACATTGCGGTGCCCTTTTGGCAACATTGTTTTGTATGAATTTGGGCTCTATCGTCCCACAACTGTCACAGAGTCTATATGGAATAGGCCATTTCTTTCtcaacaagctgaccaatagaatgtcaacttttctactatgggggaATAGTacattgacataggctagtgattttgctgttcagTACTCGTCTTGTTGGCTTATTCAAAAATCTTCGAAGTGCATATCAGAATTTGAAATTTGTCAAATTCCACATCACCAAGGATCTACCATGGTCCACACGCACCAACACAGTCGAGAAGAGGGCACGCCTACACCTCTTCCCCTCagaaggctgaaaagatttggcatgggccctgagatcctcaaaaggttctacagctgcaccattgagagcatctttactggctgcatcaccgcttggtatggaaactgctctgCATCCAACCTCAAGGAACTAGAGGGAAGtgagaacggcccagtacatcactggggccgagctccctgccatcctggacctctataccaggcggtgtcagagaaaagtTTACTCCacccacccaagtcatagactgttctccctgctaacgcacagcaagcagtaccgatgcaccaagtctggaaccaacaggaccctgaacagcttctacctccaagccacaagactgctaaatagttaccGGGACGATCTGCAGTTaacctttttgcactaactttgactaatcacatacgctgctgctaccaTTTATTATCGgttactttattcctagttatatgtacatatctacctcgtacccctgcacatggactcactactggtaccatgtgtatacTGCCACGTTaatgttactcattgtgtatttattattgcGCTTTTTatgtttctattatttctctctctctctgcgttgttggaagggcccataagtaagcatttccctgttagtccaCACCGGTTGTTGACAAAGCATGTGATAATTAAAATTAGATTTTGATTGGCTAGATGGCCATATTGCTTAGACACATCCAATCATCTCAATTTTACACAGATGCTGAGAGTGTAGGGGCTAGAGTCAAGGGGCGAGGGGTCCATTTGGGACATGGGGGAAGAAGTGGTCGGAGACAGGACATCTGACTGACCTGGGCTTTTGTCGAATCCAGCCGCCACAGCAGCGAAGGTAGGGTTCCCGTTCTGACCAGGTACGGAGACCAACTTGGTCAGCTTGTTCTTTATGCCTGATGCAGTAGACATCAGACCCACTTCGCTGgaaaacacacagaaacaaagaAGACTTTGGTATTTAGAAATAACCACTCTTGGATGTAGATTACATTTTTTATCTTGATCTACATATATTTTGCAGTTATTCTTTGGCATTCTTCTTTTCATCACACCTTAGGTTGTGTATGTTTCATGTCACTCTGGCACAGGTAACTACACAGATAGTTGTATGACTTCTAGATCAGTTTAAGATGAAGAGCTGTGCAGGTCTCTGTTGTTGTAGGTTTGTTCACCTGGTAGCAGTGTTGACCATGCCACTATAGGAGTCATACAGAGAGAAGCCAgacgagggagggggaggggttccGATGTTTCTCTTCAGGAAGGGATCAgacgagggagggggaggggttccGATGGTTCTCTTTAGGAAGGGATCAgacgaaggaggaggaggggttccGATGGTTCTCTTTAGGAAGGGATCAgacgaaggaggaggaggggttccGATGGTTCTCTTTAGGAAGGGATCAGACGAAGGAGGGGTTCTGATGGGTCTCTTCAGGAAAGGATcagatgagggagggggaggggtttcGATGAGTCTCTTCAGGAAAGGATcagatgagggagggggaggggtttcGATGGGTCTCTTCAGGAAGGGATCAGCGTTCATGGTCTGCAGGGAGATCTGCTGGAGACTGTCCACAGCTGAGAGGAAACGGGGAGATGCATGTCATATGGCTGCCTTTATCACAATACTCAATTGGTTTGCTTTTATTTGAAAGACTGGATTGATACATGCTTGATTCAGGAAGTTAAAAAGAGTTAATATGCTAGAAGAGGTGGGGAAACGGGTTTGGAGCAGGTATGAGGGGGTtgtggtagtgcactacataactCACCATTGTGTGCTATGTGGAGGGGAACACAGTCCCACTCCGGGGGAGGAGAGATGTCCTTCTCCCCTTCTGAGCCGCTGCTGTTCCCCAGCTCCTGCACCACCGGTTCGTTGAACAGGAACTTAGCCAGGAGAGAGGGGCGGAAGTCTTCCAGCTTCACACGAGGCACTGGGGTTTGAGAGGAGGGGAACGAGACTCAAACATAACCCTACACAGTCCTGAAAAGGTGTCTCCCAAGTCAGTGGGAAAAAAGGCAGGTAAAAACCAAACAAGACATTTGCCATGTCAATGTGAGAAAACAGAAAAGTCAAAAGGTCAGTTAGCTGGAAAGGTAGTAACTGACCTCTTGGTTTAGGAGGTATGGGTCTTGttatggttgttgttgttgagctgcTGGCCAGGGCCTGCTGCACCACCACCATGTTCTTGGAAGTGAAGCTCTTGCGCTTGTTTTCCAGTGGGGTAACGTATGGAAGCTCCAGTGAGCTGTGGAAAAGCAACATGGAATAAAGTGGTCAATGTCTGGAAGCTCAATCACGTCTGAATACAAAAGGAATGCTTTATTTGTGAGTGCTGTCCCTTTCTCACACATGTCAGATTACTCCTAGGCTACCGAACCCAAAGATGTACAGAACTTACGAAGAGCTGAGCATGTCAGAATTTTGTATCGGGGTCATTGAGAAAAATGTGTACAAGCCGGAATAACCAAAGAGGAACCCAACTTCAGACTCTGATCGACGACACAGTTTGTGATGGCTGCAGTTGTTTTCTAATCTTCAGCTGTATCTGGAACTTCTGACACTGTCTTGTGTGTATTTTGGATTTTTGGGGTAATATTATGTACACGTTGCTATTGCCCTGTTTTTCCTTCTTGCCAGGTCACCCTCGCAAAATAGGTTTTTAACCTCAAATGGGTcgtacctgattaaataaaggttaaataaaataaactaaaCCCCACCTTGACTTTGCATCCATTTGGCTCTTCTCCTTTGTAATGGCTGCTGGCTTCTTGTTCTTGGACTTTGAGTGAGCTTCAGGAGTATCATATTTCTTCTTCCCTTTGTTGTCCTCCATTATGTCTGGGTTAGAGTTCTCTGTGGTGGTGGAGGAGCTGTCATCGTTGTCCTCCCTCAGTTCCTCTCCTCCCTGAGCTCTTCCCTTGTTCCTCTTCTCCCGCTCTTCCTTCTTCTTCGGGGCCTTGGCTTTGGTCTGCTGCACTTTCCCATTGGCTGCACTGGCTGGAAGGGGGGGAAGAAGATGACAGATTCATTACACTGTGTGAACTGAATCAAATCCTGTCAATAATAGGAGTGTTCGTACTGTGTACCCCTGAATGAGTCAGTTGTTAAATAAGCAGGTAATCACATTTTAAGGGCCATCCAAATTCTCAACACAAAAGCATATGTTTCTCAGGGTTAATACTAATATCCAGGTAGGTACCTTTGCCATAAACTGCATCCTGATTCCCCCCCTCCTCAGCAGACTCTGGTCTGTCCAGGTCTTTATCCATGGTCTCCACCAGGCTCACATAGTCCGAGTCCTCCGAGCTGTGCCGGCGTGGCCCATCTAGGGGATTTCTTCCTGGGGCTGAAGGACCAGCCTGTGAAGGGTGCTGCTGGTTCTCTGGAGCTGGCTGTGGCTGCTTGGGGCTCCGGGCCTTGCGGCTGGCCTGTTGGCCAGAGGAGGGGGTGCTGTCTGAGACTttggagcctggctgggagggagggatcgGGGGTTGTGTGGAGCCTCGGTTGTGGCCTCCTCTGGTGTTCCTGCTAGCAGCCCTGGAGGCAGAGCCTGGCATCCCTCGCAGGGAGTTGTGGTTGGCTTCTCCACCGTACCCATTCATACTGGGAGACAAAATACTGAGAAGTTAGTAATTATAGAATAAAATATTTACACACTAAACATCTCCGATCTACTCATCAAACCATTTCAGATACTAATGTCAACATATGTCAGACAAAGTTTACACAAAAACGTACATTCAGAAAACAAACTCACTGTGCATCGCTTTGAAGTCGTACTATTTCCCTGAGGTCAAAGGGCCTCCCTGTCTCCATGGAGGTGCTGGATGTTTCGAAACACATGCGTCTCTTGAACGGCTCCCAGATCCCCAGGGCCTCCAGATAGGCCGCTACAATCACCAGCAAAACATAGAGCTGGGCACAACAGATAGAGGCAACGTTAGTAAACCTTACAGCCTTAGATACAGGGGAAATATCTGTCCAAGAAATGTAGCTAATAAAAGTATTTTGAACATGTAGAAAGGCTGATATGCCAAGATAATTCATGATATATGGGGTGCAACCTATGAGCCTAGTTCTGGATACTGGGCCTCTGAACTAATCTAGGGAACACACGGTCTAGGCGGGGATCCACCCATAGAATTCAAATGTGTTCTTTTTGTGAGGCTCCCCCTCTCACCTCATGATGACAGAGATGATGACATAGAGCTCCAGCTCCCAGTTGGGTCTGGGGAGGACAGCAGCACAGGCGGCCAGCATGTGGTAGGGCAGAGAGGCGTTGAGGGAGAACACAAAGTAAGAGCCTCCGGTGGTGATGAACTTTAAACTCCCGGATCACCCCTGGAGGCTGTGAAGTCTGGCGTGAAcctgagagagatgaagagacacGTCAACATTGGTCATTTCAGTTGGTCATTGGAGGTACTAGTGATTAAACAAAGCAAGCACAAACATTGTAGTGATTCATGGGATATTTATCTATTAACTTTAAACAGCTAGCTATAGGTTTACTTACAATATGACGATTTCTTTCGAAGCATTGGGTTTTAGTGAAAACTCTTGGCAATTAAGGACTTTAAAGCCGAATCCCTCACAGAGACGTCCGTTTATTTCAGtggattgaatgttaatttccaGCTGTCCAGTGTTCTCTAACTTAAAGGATTTTCTCAGAGTGACGTTCGGCTCCTTCGACTTCATTTCTGAAACAAGGTTCACAAAGTTAATTAGTCACATACCTCTGACAACTTTCTCTTTCATTCATATCTATTTTTAGCTGCAGAGGCTTGTGTGTCTAGAGATCAAATATATAATTTACACAAATACACAAGCATAAACAAACCATCAAAAGGGC from Oncorhynchus kisutch isolate 150728-3 unplaced genomic scaffold, Okis_V2 scaffold1506, whole genome shotgun sequence encodes:
- the LOC116366487 gene encoding transmembrane protein 131-like, which codes for MLRKKSSYCSRQTSQPPGVIREFKVHHHRRLLLCVLPQRLSALPHAGRLCCCPPQTQLGAGALCHHLCHHELYVLLVIVAAYLEALGIWEPFKRRMCFETSSTSMETGRPFDLREIVRLQSDAHMNGYGGEANHNSLRGMPGSASRAASRNTRGGHNRGSTQPPIPPSQPGSKVSDSTPSSGQQASRKARSPKQPQPAPENQQHPSQAGPSAPGRNPLDGPRRHSSEDSDYVSLVETMDKDLDRPESAEEGGNQDAVYGKASAANGKVQQTKAKAPKKKEEREKRNKGRAQGGEELREDNDDSSSTTTENSNPDIMEDNKGKKKYDTPEAHSKSKNKKPAAITKEKSQMDAKSSSLELPYVTPLENKRKSFTSKNMVVVQQALASSSTTTTITRPIPPKPRVPRVKLEDFRPSLLAKFLFNEPVVQELGNSSGSEGEKDISPPPEWDCVPLHIAHNAVDSLQQISLQTMNADPFLKRPIETPPPPSSDPFLKRLIETPPPPSSDPFLKRPIRTPPSSDPFLKRTIGTPPPPSSDPFLKRTIGTPPPPSSDPFLKRTIGTPPPPSSDPFLKRNIGTPPPPSSGFSLYDSYSGMVNTATSEVGLMSTASGIKNKLTKLVSVPGQNGNPTFAAVAAGFDKSPGCSATKAAVGSRDRDVLQHLSSVESDGSDSSGLWSPVGNGRRPSLNSVNSFSAFGPSNTFNLSGVFSGMTSGRSAMEPQQSWPEFRHTTPSVWPNESLQPLQPWPIQPSSSSPATPTTSILGSSSMWGSSPPFSPSIWSTSPPSDSPLHSFSSSSASPLTDLMGSTDSGTPLPAPTKPSPTQLSPSYNPWSMWRPTFSRRSSEPWPNQSDSSTG